A stretch of Cucumis sativus cultivar 9930 chromosome 2, Cucumber_9930_V3, whole genome shotgun sequence DNA encodes these proteins:
- the LOC101204203 gene encoding pre-mRNA-processing ATP-dependent RNA helicase prp5, protein MAKGDDALTRKRNKASRKKLRSKSGDSSAVSARVASIIAAKKRRMSGKRRQCQGMCFSLPTPDDPYNDRNGKKDTKVKPSKSSKREFPKEKSTSAPNGTLRDVCFENARSSKEGSGGTLPSGRVAKRSKTDPERTKEYGNAKGSVQGFQEEDSESSVAPSKFLILCLSAIENALYHDSIKSINKPLFADTWGIEFWKCYSSGKDILDTSGLSSTDEKIAWVVSSAADSIARKEKEGSSFSSPFLLFLVPNQEKATQIRSMCKPLKALGVHTVSIHPGASLGHQIQGLKSCEPEFLVSTPERLLELVAMQAIDISGVSLLVVDGLESLSRGGYLDMTQSIRKSISSKLHTIVFSDSFSCAYVPFIQSLLGGPIRRLSLNTSVACQSACIIQSINFYTSEKEKLSKVIQALDRANGSQIRPQPLKMLFILGKECNVHDLAAALKFKGHDIVAGALCGVPEIKNNLKVDGKLRPVVAKTDIEQINTIDLGTYESIFILSAFPPIDKYVEILTGMARHTNNGVLHSFISKEEASVAGSLVEILEQCGQDVPKTVRNLSLTQATSHS, encoded by the exons GGAATGTGTTTTAGCCTTCCTACTCCTGATGATCCCTACAATGATAGAAATGGGAAAAAGGACACTAAGGTCAAGCCTTCAAAGAGCTCCAAGAGGGAATTTCCGAAGGAGAAGAGTACTTCTGCACCTAATGGAACCCTTCGAGACGTGTGCTTTGAGAATGCTCGGAGTTCAAAAGAAGGGTCTGGAGGTACTCTCCCTAGTGGCCGCGTAGCCAAAAGAAGCAAAACTGATCctgaaagaacaaaagaatatGGGAATGCGAAAGGCAGTGTACAAGGCTTTCAAGAAGAAGACTCTGAAAGTTCTGTCGCTCCCTCAAAGTTTCTTATACTTTGCTTAAGTGCAATAGAGAATGCCCTATATCATGATTCCATCAAAAGCATCAACAAGCCTCTGTTTGCTGATACTTGGGGAATTGAGTTTTGGAAATGTTATTCTTCTGGCAAGGATATTCTTGACACCAGTGGGTTGTCTTCTACAGACGAGAAAATTGCATGGGTGGTTTCTTCGGCTGCTGACAGTATTGCCAGAAAGGAGAAAGAAGGTTCATCTTTCAGTagcccttttcttttatttcttgttcCTAACCAAGAGAAAGCTACTCAGATTCGCTCCATGTGCAAGCCATTGAAGGCTCTTGGAGTACATACAGTGAGCATACATCCTGGGGCATCCCTAGGTCACCAGATTCAAGG TTTGAAGAGCTGTGAACCTGAATTTCTTGTGTCCACACCTGAGAGACTCTTGGAGCTTGTTGCCATGCAGGCTATTGATATATCTGGTGTTTCGTTGCTG GTGGTAGACGGACTGGAATCTCTTTCAAGAGGTGGTTATCTTGATATGACACAGTCCATCAGGAAGTCGATATCAAGCAAACTGCATACCATTGTTTTCAGTGATAGCTTCAGCTGTGCCTATGTCCCTTTTATACAAAGCCTCCTTGGGGGCCCAATTCGAAGGCTGTCTCTTAATACTTCTGTGGCCTGTCAAAGTGCCTGCATTATTCAATCGATAAACTTTTATACTtctgaaaaggaaaaactatCAAAG GTCATCCAAGCTTTGGATCGAGCCAATGGTAGTCAGATCCGCCCACAGCCGTTGAAGATGCTTTTTATTCTTGGGAAGGAGTGTAATGTTCACGATTTAGCTGCTGCTCTTAAATTCAAAGGCCATGATATCGTAGCTGGAGCATTATGTGGTGTCCCAGAAATTAAGAACAA TTTGAAAGTAGATGGCAAATTGAGGCCCGTAGTAGCCAAGACTGATATAGAGCAAATTAACACCATAGATCTTGGAACCTATGAAAGCATATTCATACTCTCAGCCTTTCCACCAATCGACAAATATGTTGAGATTCTAACAGGAATGGCTCGACACACGAACAACGGTGTGCTGCACAGCTTCATCAGCAAGGAAGAAGCATCTGTGGCTGGTTCCTTGGTTGAAATCCTTGAACAATGTGGGCAGGATGTCCCTAAAACTGTAAGAAACTTATCCCTCACACAAGCCACGTCTCATTCTTGA